A genome region from Lentimicrobium sp. L6 includes the following:
- a CDS encoding head GIN domain-containing protein, with protein sequence MKKSILLIALVTFGIGLFANEEERTVNSFNAIENNCSLDVTITQGDVQKVVVISPEKYMQKIQTKVVANTLIIDIKGSLSYRNEELRIEVTVKDLKEISNSGSADFYINGVFSATDLVLDMHGSGDFEGDFNVKNLEISMHGSGDVEISGVNGSLSVIQMGSGDFEGESLHLGEASFKMNGSGDNEVNGTAAMMDLSQNGSGDFDGRSFEVKTAKVRKTSSGESDVFITDTLDARLSGSGDLNIKGRPEINNFSATGSGEIRSL encoded by the coding sequence ATGAAAAAATCAATCTTATTAATAGCTTTGGTGACTTTCGGTATCGGATTATTCGCCAACGAAGAAGAAAGAACAGTTAATAGCTTTAATGCCATTGAAAACAATTGCTCGCTCGATGTTACCATCACACAAGGAGACGTACAAAAAGTAGTGGTTATTTCTCCAGAGAAATACATGCAGAAAATACAAACTAAAGTGGTAGCCAATACTTTAATCATCGATATCAAAGGTTCATTATCTTATAGAAACGAAGAGTTAAGAATAGAAGTCACCGTTAAAGACTTAAAAGAGATTTCCAATTCTGGTAGTGCCGATTTTTATATAAACGGAGTATTCTCTGCTACAGATTTAGTTCTCGACATGCATGGTTCTGGTGATTTTGAAGGAGACTTTAATGTAAAAAACCTAGAAATTAGCATGCATGGAAGTGGTGATGTAGAAATCAGTGGAGTAAATGGCTCTTTAAGTGTTATACAAATGGGTTCTGGAGATTTCGAAGGTGAATCTCTACACCTAGGTGAAGCTAGCTTTAAAATGAATGGGTCAGGCGATAATGAAGTGAATGGAACTGCTGCTATGATGGATTTATCTCAAAATGGCTCAGGTGACTTTGACGGCAGAAGCTTTGAAGTAAAAACGGCTAAAGTGAGAAAGACAAGTTCTGGGGAGTCTGATGTTTTTATCACCGATACTTTAGATGCTCGACTTTCTGGAAGTGGCGACTTAAACATTAAAGGCAGACCAGAAATCAATAATTTTTCGGCCACAGGAAGTGGTGAAATAAGGTCTTTATAA